cttggtaagtagatgtattctgtgaagcgcattaagattttcacacaaaaatagcaAGGTTTagttatctatttttattttatttgtcaaagaaAAAAAGCCTAGAAGagttatcttcttcttctaataaaattattataaaattcaaagtcctgactgataCCGTATCATATgcaagggctttacttgtacattctatttgtagatttttacttatttttatgcataatttttcatttatcaaaaaatattacggaaccttcggtgcgtgagtctgactcgcccttggccggtttttagaatGATCGGTTCGATGGATACCAGACCATAGTCCTGACCGTTACACCACTACAACATTCAACATTTTTAAGGCATAGAATTGAATCCAATCATTGCttaattctttgtttttttttaagaataatagccaagttaattgctgactaatattcccctttcccctccaattaagcgtaaagcttgtgctaggagtaggtacgaccatagtgcaacggatgggatTTGAATCGGcggcctttcggttttcagtccgctcctttaacggCTCTTTTGTTTTAGATTTGCTAGGTACTTATATCTTGATTTTACTTTACATTTTGCTCTATTGTTTCAGAGTGTATACAGCCGGTGCCTCGGTGGTGATCTAATTGGTCCAGCTTATGGCGGTTATCTAGGCGGTTGTAACGGTTACCTCGATGGTTACCCCGGTGATTATTATGGTGGATATCTTGGCGGTTGTGGTGGCTACCTCGACGGTTACCCCGGTGGTTATTTCGGCCGTTATGGCGGCGCTTGCGGTCTGGACGGTGCCTACGGCTTAGGCTTCGCCGGTCCACTCGCTTACGGTTACGATGCCTACGGCGGCGAAGGTATCGGTGATGTAGCAGTCATTGGGGACATGCCAGTCGCTGGCACCACCCTGGTCGAAGGTCAGGTGCCTATCTTGGGTGCTGTGGAATTCGGAGGCATTGTGCCAGCCGCTGGCACCGTTACCATATCCGGCAGCTGCGGTTGCGGCTGCAGAGGTGGTTACCGTTACTGATAAATAAATGTACCTAGCCTCTTCGATCCGACCCTACCCAACTTAACCGGCATgcattgaaattaaaattttgtatcttttaaaaatcatattttaaaatctgttattttatgtatgtaattttttttgtatagacgtggatattatgtatttattaatGTGTTAAAGGAATGCCATATTATAACTCTATGTATTTTTCCCCAATTCAGTGTGAATTGTGATATAAGTTCTCCCACTTTGGGTCTGTAACTTTTCGAATGTTTCACTCTTTGATCGCTAACAATATCTACAAACCTTACTTGTTAAATTATTGTATTgtccgtaaaaatgactcctcaagcgccattttaactctataggtcaactgtcatgtcaaaagtacggttcacctttaaaataaggaccaaAATCGTACTCTtcacatgacaattgacacataaagttaaaaaagcgcgtgaggagtcattttttacgcattatatttaAAGTGGATATGTAGGTATCAAATTAAAGGAatgctatattattattgtaactgatatttttttttcatttggtgtgaattgggtatttgactctttttctttttcttgaatttttttattactttattataaactagaataaaaataacgacgtaaactgaaaaaaaacgaattaaatcgaccaaataacaaaaaagttataagcatttaaatatttctgattagacagagatagcgatacagcagtttgacgtcacacctacaatgccatagtagcttcgtgcggtttcatacaaattttcgttttgcgagaaagggatagaaaacCCTCCcagtccaaaattaaaatgcctgtaactttgtaaatctttgttggattttaatatatttttcagtgtacgtcattatttttatcctagtttataataaagttaataacatttatcaaattcaaaagtaggaaaatacccaattgtgatACAACCGGTTCTTCTCTGCGTCTGTaactttttcaatgtttcacTCATAGATCGCTTAAAACAATACAAACTTTGGTTGCTAACATTAATGTAAAGTGCAAACCGTACGTCTAGTTGTGAAAAAagtttcaaacaaacaaacgtaCATTGCACTGAATACATACACGGATAaagatgaaataaaattattttatagaattttGTGTTTTCTATATAGTTACAGTTCttacaattcacgaaggcgagtggctcatgcttgtgtttaagtcgtatcggtatatgTAAGGTACTCTGAATGTgtgcgcttgctcgcgactgattggtccgacatgcacgcacacttacgcaatgcccgtgtatacgacgtgACCACAattaaagtccactcgccttcgtgaattgcaagaactgtacctaatttataaaattatcccATATTCGGCTTCTATCGCAGACTGTCTCGTCACTTAGCACCAgcgtaagattgcagtcaaatgttattttatttttggacCAAAACCATTGATTCTTATGAgaattattttcattgttttactAAGTAGTTTAATTTCTGTTGTTATAAAGCTAGTCAAAAGAGCTTTTAACATTAAATTGAAGTTTATTTCAAAGAGGTGCTTGGCAAAATTGagaaagaaaatttaatttgcgttcaaaattttattttaatgcaagATTTATGCAAAATATTTCTCAGTAGAGGTAGGGTCCCCTGCAGCCGCAGCCGCAGCTGCCGGCAATGGACACTCCGCCAGCGGCTGGCACGATGCCTCCGAAATCCACGGCGCCCAAGATGGGCACCTGTCCGGCGACCAGGGTGGTACCAGCGACCGGCAGTTGGTCGGTGACCACTACAACTCCGATGCCTTCGCCGCCGTAAGCGGTGCTGCAGCCGCCGTAAGCGAGCGGAGCGCCGAGACCGAGCCCGTAAACGCCATCAGCGAGGCCGTAAGGGCCAATACGGGGTCCGTAAGCACCGAGTCCATAAGCGCCGCCGCAACCAGAAGCTATCAGCTCAGCACCGCAGTACCTGCCCCAAACATTCTGAAATAACGAaggactaaatttataactaagtATACTAAATTGACTACCTAATTCGCAAGTCCATGGTGCTTCGCATCCAGTAATCGttaagagctctgcactcgaaattctAGACAAATAATCGGTAAATgacacaattttttaaataaaaatagcgagccaACGAGTAGGCGCCcggtctttcaggaatttgttgaataaccccatgtataATCTAATAAGAAccagaaccagtggtagatgcatccgactattcgtaagcacttgtaaaagtttatttgaataaaaaagatttttattttattttattttatctttcacCGCTTATTTTGATTAGATACGGAAGTATAAAAAGATGGCCGCCCAATGGACATTTAAGACAAAATTTATGATACGGAGGGTGAAgtacgaataaaaaatattttcatttcatttcatttcatttcataagaacaccgccaaagggagttggtttcacagtttgcatgtgcgtggaaaaaagaatctggcacaacgggtgctcgaagtgcaccaggcacccactGGCGAGGGTGCGGTTGTAGTAAAAGGAGGGTAAAATCTGTTTAAGGAGGGTCAAACAGctcccattataaaggcgataaaACACACAAAGAGAGCTTCGACAATCCAGCTATGTATGTCCAATTTCAATAAAGAGGTTAACCACTGAATTTTCAGTAAGCTTTAAGATGTTTTCTCATCCAAAATTCCTCAAAGCTTGAAAACCATTAATGGGACTAGTGATGATTTggaaagttcagagtcactcagcgggtgaggAAATGTGTGGAAATTCGTTTGTGTGTGTTTACGTCCAGTGCTGGATAATACGTGTCTTGTAAGGACAAGACACGTATTATCCAGCACTGGACGTAAAAAAGTAATTTCCCTTACCTGTACCAAGCAAGCTTGGACACAGAGCAGCAGAACAGCGAAGGTGTTCATGTTGTAGTGTTTGTATTGTGCAGACGCGAGGATACAATTATCGGACTCAACTAGGGAGTGCTTTTATACAAATTGTGTTTCATAACGCACTTGTATGATGTGATTCAGTatttcaaaatcctttaaaGTGTGGTTatctaaaaatgttttaaagtaagcagtatatttttatacatgttTAAAGACGATTGTGTAAATTTACACACATTCTTGGCAGAAATTAACTTTATCACTATAAACTTACTAACACAGAAAAGCAAATCATTCCAAAGTCACGTCTTAATATGCaatatgtaattattttgttaatttttactaaatacTTAATTGCATTTGtgtatttattacttataacaTTGATAAGTGCTGCAAATATATTTGTATAAAAGGCGATTCTTAAGTTTTCATACCATTCCCTCATTCAGCTTGAAGAATTAACAATTCAAGATTTTACAAAACCATTCTATTCGTTTGTGCTCAAGCACTATTGGCACAGGTTCGAAGATACCGTTTCAATTTGCTACGAAGTATTAAACttagataaatataaatatagtaagtTTGTTTGGTAATTAATCGGTGCTTGACCACAATTTCTTTGTTGTTTGCAGTCCATCTCCGGATAGTGCATCGGCGCCGGCTGGGCCGGGGCTCCGTGGGGCGGTATCGGGGCTCCGTGGGGCGCTTCCTGCGGCGCCGAGTGGGTCGCCACTCCTGCGTTTTCCGGCGGCGGCCTCCCAGTGGCCAGCCACTGGGAGGCCGCCGCCCGCCGGAAAACGCCCGCTTTTTTACTTTACTCCATTATTACTCTAACATTAAGTAAAGTTAGAATTTATTGAGAATCAAAATTATTCTTGGAGGAATTACTTAaatttcaaaaagaaaaacatttttatttctaaaaacaAGATACCTAGTCCATGACTGCGATTTTACCTGGTAGTAATGTGACGAGGCAGTATACCTACGATAGAAGTAGAaaggataatttaaaaaacatagaAAACACAAAATTCtatcaaataatttttatattttcatcttCATCAGTGTATTCAGTGCaatgtacatattttatttgtctTTTTACACAAGTAGGCAGCAAGCAAAGTTTGTTTGTGTTGTTATTAGTTATAACTTATTTAAGCAATCTAAGACTAGATcacataattaataatttatatacatTCATATAAACATTCAAAAGGGCGGATACAGAGTGGAAAAATTGGATGGCACACccaataagaaaaatatatagttacaattcaaataaacatacaaataaactatttcatttcatttcaaatataataaataattttatatctaGATACCTAtacaagtacctatataaaagaaaaagctgattgactgactgactgatctatcaacgcacagctccaactactggacggatcgatctgagatttggcatgcagatagctattatgacgtaaacatccgctaagaaagaatttttgtaaattcaaccataaaggggtaaaataggcgtttgaaatttgtgtagtccacgcggacaaagtcgcgggaataagctagttttacataCATAAATAACAGATTTCTTCtgagtttcaaaaatcctacaaGATTTTAATTAATGCATGTCAGTGAAGAGGGGTAGGATAGAATGGAAGAGGTAAGATTACATTTACTTCTCAGTAAAGGTAACCACCTCTGCAGCCGCAACCGCAGCTGCCAGTTatggtaacgctgccagcggcTGACACAAGGCCTGCGAATTCCACAGCACCCAGGATTGGCACCTGACCTTCGACCAGGGTGGTGCCAGCGACTGGCATTGACCCAATGACTGCTACATCACCGATACCTTCGCCGCCGTAGGCATCGTAACCGTAAGCGAGTGGACCGGCGAAGCCTATACCGTAGGCACTGTCCAGACCGCAAGCGCCGCCATAACGGCCGAAATAACCACCGGGGTAACCGTCGAGGTAGCCACCACAACCGCCAAGATATCCACCATAATAATCACCGGGGTAACCATCGAGGTAACCATTACAACCGCCTAGATAACCGCCATAAGCTGGACCAATTAGATCACCACCGAGGCACCGGCTGTATACACTCTGAAACAATAGAGCAAAATGTAGAGTAAAATCAAGATATAAGTAAATAGCAAATCTGAAACAAaagagccttaatagctcaacggttaaagaaaaaatacgtagctatttcaggatttttgaaaattctaccctcacgccgattttcaaaattccacccgagtgaagccggggcgggccaGCTAGTAAGTTATAATTGGATCTTTTAGAATTTGTATTCAAGAAGTTCATATTATACATAGGTAGTAAGTTGTGATCTAGAACTGAATCTAGGTACTTAGATGAAAGACATGAAGACATGAGATGATATTTTGTaagtaaatcagtacccttattataaatgcgaaggtgtgtttgcttgttggtttgtccttcaatcacgtcgcaacggtgcaacggattgacgtgatttttgacgGTGCATGGTTATAAATAAAGATCTAGAGTGTGActtaggccactttttatcccggaaaatcaaagagttcccacgggatctttaaggttcgtacgcacctgagcggcgcggcgcggcgcttcagtgagcttcacgtcgcggcacagagcttcaaaatatcatttctatcattttgtatggcgcatatcgcactagagcggcgcggcgcggcgcttcaccgcgcgttgccgcgcggcacggctggagagaatattttgaagcgcaccgaagcgacgcgcagtgcagtgacgctagtgcgacatacccagcgccgcggcgcggcgcttcagtatgcgtacgtcgctcgaataagatacacgcgcatcttgttaggtatttaaagtacaggcaagaatcggcaagatagacctcaaaataaataacgtaggtttaatttttgacacatgacgtgttcctcatgctcttagaagtatatcctcaaaggtcccaacccctaggatgtcggcttccccccttcccagtgtctaaatgtataaatgtctctccgagcgttatgagaaaacatcaatggtaaaaataatcctgattaaataactataatatattatgtacatattatacctacctacttcatctaggtagaattaatagtttcggaaatatgcctacctattgttgtacttgtgtttatattatactagcttatgcccgcgacgtcgtccgcgtggactacacaaatctcgaacccctattttacccccttaggggttgaattttcataaatccctttttagcggatgtctacgtcatattagctagttagctagccagcatgccaaatttcagcccgatccgtcaagtagtttgagctgtgcgttgatagatcagtcagtcagtcacctttttcttttatataggtatttagatataatatgtacctgtgtttacctgcctattttatatattctattgcatataaaacaaagacattttgcgaaaatgctttttctaatgtaatttccacagaacctaagggactagctgatgcccgcaacttcgttcgcgtagatgtaggttttttaaaaatcccgtggaaactttttgattttcgggataaaactagcctatgtgtaggtacacataggctacttttatcctacagggtataatctatctcaggtatataggtactagtaggtaattcccggaaatgtgctcacctatagaaaaatctaaatccacgcggacgaagtcgcaggcatcatctagttgcatttttttttagatttttaatcccgtgtgaactctttgattttccgggataaaaagttgcctacctctgtcaattcccggaatgcaagctacctctggtccaaacttcatataaatgggcctttaacaatcctgtggaaattctttcattttccaggataaaaagtagcctgtccttccccgggatgtaattcaactttgtaccaaatttcatcaaattcggttaagctgttgagccgtgaaaagctagtagatagacagacaaatacacttttgtgttgataataatataagtatggatatgcataaatatttttttataatttccataaaaactatcatcatcatcatcaaccgatagatatgtccactgctggacataggtttcttgtaggattatattaccgacctgtgtggtatacctattgtttctaatgtaatttccacaaaaactattaggcaatagcataaagaattttgtcttcgacattctgaagtaaatgtgaaatggtacagagtcattaagaaggcgaggaaacaaaatgtgatatccttcttgatatcgtgactttggtatgtcagcaatccatttcttcttcttttttagggttccgtacctcaaaaggaaaaacggaactcttataggatcactttgttgtctgtctgtctgtctgtctgtctgtctgtctgtctgtctgtctgtctgtctgtctgtctgtctgtctgtctgtctgtctgtccgtctgtctgtcaagaaacctacagggtacttcccgttgacctagaatcatgaaatttggcaggtaggtagatcttatagctgacatttggggaaaaatctgaaaaccgtgaatttagggttagatcacacaaaaaaaattaaattgtggtcatgaactaataattagtattttcaactttcgaagtgagtgactataccaagtggggtatcatatgaaaggtcttcacctgtacattttaaaacagatttttatttatttttatgcatcatagtttttgaattatcgaaatcatacgactgtagtacggaaccctcattgcgcgagcctgactcgcacttggccggttttttctcttcgataattcgttcttcttctgcacaacaaagaaataataatcaaatcctcttcactgtcgctcatcttgcgacgttgttgctcgtacgcgaacgggtataaaagtgacgcgcaagtgacgcgaggtgccgcgtactgaagttgtagtgcgataggcaccgtcgagcggcctgaggtgacgcgttctgcagtcggactgaagcgccgcgccgcgccgctcaggtgcgtacgaacctttaaaaaACCTTGTtacacgcggacgcagtcgcgggtatcagctagtaagtcaAAACcacggcgcgtgcgcgaactgactcccttgaaaaaggaccccggatgggttcgtaactagtcgggctaacgtcgactaaacacgtgagtcaGCTAGTAAGTTTTACATAtccgtacccgtagtacaagattttacgtctcaccaaaccaaaccaaattcgagagttattatattagtaaatacttccgcgttacagtaaaatggacctaaacagccttgaattgaagtcaaatattcaatgccactgattttaatttcgcaatgtttccgcttggagcgctggctgtagaagtgtagacaaacttgagctttaaaacaaggcatttaagatccagtttactgtaacgcgcaagtatttcgactctcgaatttggtttggtttagtgagacgtaaaatcttatactacgggtacagaacaaAACAGAAAACTGTCTTACCTGGAGCAAGCAAGCTTGCAAGCAAAGGACCAAGAGGGCGAAGGAGGACATCTTGAGGTGTTGATGTAATTGTCGAAGTCGAGAACACAATGATTGACCTAAGAAGATGCACGCTTTTATACCAATAGCTACTATCACTATAAGTAGAGCTACAATGCTACGAGTTTCGAAATGTAAACCTACTACGTGCTTATCGAAGAGTTTTCTTAAGGGCATCGTACCTTTTCTTTATGTTTACAAGTGATAACTGGTGTAATATACTGAGACTAGCATAACTAGTTTTTTTtgcgttccgtacctcaaggaaaggcattccgaaccagtggaagatgcatccgactattcgtaagcacttgtaaaagtttatacgaataaaaaaaaaagattttcattttcattttcatttttcaaaaggaattaaacggaacccttattaggatcactttgttatctgtctgtctagaaacctacagggtacttcccgttgacctagaatcatgaatttgtggttatatcacacacaaaaaattgtggtcatgaactaatagttaggattttcaattttcgaagtaagacaactatatcaagtggggtatcatgtgaaaggtcttcacctgtgcattctaaacccatttttatttattttcatcatagtttttgaattatcgtgtaaaatgttgaaaaattacgactgtagtacggaaccctcgttgcgtgagcctgactcgctcttggccgttTATCCTATTGTGGTGTATTTATGatgtaaatctatatatataaaaggaaaaggtgactgactgactgactgactgatctatcaacgcacagctcaaactactggacggatcacgctgaaattcggcatgcagatagctattatgacgtaggcagccgctaagaaaggatttttgaaaattcaacccctaagggggtgaaataggtgtttgaaatttgtgtggcccacgcggacgaagtcgcgagcataagctagtagaataataaaatataaagttggtaagtttgaaaggggcgtcttatgtatttattttatttattaggaacacacacaatacattaatttaacacaaactacgacacttataaacaaacacaggctgataaatgtatctaatGTGTCTTAGTCGGCAAACTAAATCTTTACTTGAACTGAGCTGACTGACGTGAgctacttaaatttttttagggttccgtacctcaaaaggaaaaacggaacccttataggattactttgttgtctgtctgtctgtctgtccgtctgtccgtctgtctgtcaagaaacctacagggtacttcccgttgacctagaatcatgaaattcggcaggtaggtagatcttatagctgacatttggggaaaaatctggaaaccgtgaatttagggttagatcacacaaaaaaaattaaattgtggtcatgaactaataattagtattttcaattttataagtaagataactatatcaagtggggtatcattatgaaaggtcttcatctgtgcattctaaaacagatttttatttatttatatgtatcatagtttttgaattgtcccgcaaaatgtcgaaaaaatacgactgtagtacgtagccctcattgcgcgagcctgactcgcacttggccccggtttttttatataaacctgtgaagatgatattgctaggggcgaaatttgaatgccataaaaggaatggactgaaaaccgaaaaaggtcgacggttcaaacctaactagttgtcgtacctactctctaggaaaggggaatattagtcgtttaacatggctaatattcttaaaaaaaaaaaaaaactttgtcgcattagtttacaaattgtgaaaaaccaaattaaatttgaatttcgcgggcagacccgtgtcttgggccttaaagcaagtgatattgaggtaattgcataaaacgcacataggtagctccgaaaagttagagatgcgtgcccgggcgGGATCAaatccctgacctcccgaatagtatcttatatatagtatagtatcgTATCTAGTATAGTATcgtatatagtatagtatatatctGTATATAGGCTGGCATCTTAACCCTGTCACGGTTTCGGTTGATCAAATATgtcataggactttcatacaaccttccacCCCCCCCCCTcctttcaccctcttaggggggATATACTCAAAACCGTTTCTGACACCTAGCACCTAGCTCcttccaaattccaagtttgtaggttttatagttcctgagatttcgtgattagtcagtgaatgagtggtatttcgtttttatatgtatactagctgatgcccgcgacttcgtctgcgtggaattaggtttttaaaaatcccgtgggaactctttgattttccgggataaaaagtagcctatgcgttaatccagggtataatatatagatataaaatcctttgatttttttatcgttttgtattttatgtcttttttcttgtacctttatttgtatttaaatttattattaattatctagttagtgtaagtggcactgccgttctaataagatataaaaaataaaaataaaataaataaaatatctctaTTGATTATATCAATCTAGTGCTACGGACGTAGTAGCTacgtagtgtagtgtagtgtagtaaATTTTGGTGCCTAAATATTTTTACGAgctatttcaccgcgattaatagcctcatctggtgacagaagggctggctcatttttgcggaacggatcagcctggctgtccagcgcagaaatgcagccagtattattTCCACCATTCCACCGAGCatgatttttatagtaattagataaggctagcttaagttttattgtaatattttcacatttaaaaaaaaattacctagtaaaaaaaaatatttaagttcaTAAGGTCTAATTTGTGCGACAATCACGAAATTGTATTGTGGGGCCATTTCATAATTGTCGCACAAACTACTCCTGGATGTGCTTAAATGTtatatcaaatttaaaaaaaaaacggccaagtgcgagtcaggctcgcgcaatgagggttccgtactacagtcgtattttttcgacattttgcacgataattcataactatgatgcataaaaataaataaaaatctgttttagaatttacaggtgaagacctttcatatgataccccacttgatatagtcactcacttcgaaagttgaaaatactaattattagttcatgaccataatttaattttttttgtgtgatctaaccctaaattcacggttttcagatttttccccaaatgtcagctataagatctacctacctgctaaatttcatgattctaggtcaacgggaagtaccctgtaggtttcttgacagacagacagacagacagacagacagacagacaacaaagtgatcctataagggttccgtttttccttttgaggtacggaaccctaaaaaacattaaatgaaaaccaaaataaattaaattaaatctaaaacctcatctagaccaccgcagcgaggcattgtacccaagatgctggcagcattaccccgtTGGATAGCcgaactaattctttgaccaaggtagctgccagctcgagcccccgggccctacggccccaaggtctccacaccaaaaggcacgaatatgaagctcaattaatattaaaatatactataattatcaattatatattttaatacatatttaCGGAATCTGCGCAATAAGACAAGACCTTTCATTTAATGTGAACCTCGCCAAAGGTGTTCGTATTcttgtttttttatatgtatagctACGTCATATTATAGTTAAAAAACTTGGACTACTTACTATATAAAGACAATGGTAATCCAACCAATAAACTTACTTAGTACGTATAGGTTAGCCTACCAACTGCTTAAGGGTATCAGTAAAAAGG
The window above is part of the Maniola hyperantus chromosome 27, iAphHyp1.2, whole genome shotgun sequence genome. Proteins encoded here:
- the LOC117994562 gene encoding chorion class CA protein ERA.1-like; the encoded protein is MSSFALLVLCLQACLLQSVYSRCLGGDLIGPAYGGYLGGCNGYLDGYPGDYYGGYLGGCGGYLDGYPGGYFGRYGGACGLDGAYGLGFAGPLAYGYDAYGGEGIGDVAVIGDMPVAGTTLVEGQVPILGAVEFGGIVPAAGTVTISGSCGCGCRGGYRY
- the LOC117994819 gene encoding chorion class CA protein ERA.1-like, translating into MNTFAVLLLCVQACLVQNVWGRYCGAELIASGCGGAYGLGAYGPRIGPYGLADGVYGLGLGAPLAYGGCSTAYGGEGIGVVVVTDQLPVAGTTLVAGQVPILGAVDFGGIVPAAGGVSIAGSCGCGCRGPYLY
- the LOC138404301 gene encoding chorion class CA protein ERA.1-like, with the protein product MSSFALLVLCLQACLLQSVYSRCLGGDLIGPAYGGYLGGCNGYLDGYPGDYYGGYLGGCGGYLDGYPGGYFGRYGGACGLDSAYGIGFAGPLAYGYDAYGGEGIGDVAVIGSMPVAGTTLVEGQVPILGAVEFAGLVSAAGSVTITGSCGCGCRGGYLY